From the Debaryomyces hansenii CBS767 chromosome F complete sequence genome, the window ACAAGATATAAAATGTcattaaatatatctttataCACTATTTCGGCATGTTTAATACTAGATAATGAGGGATCACGTTTATATGCCAAATATTACAATGCAAATGAAGCTAATCAATATCAAACACAAGCACAACAAttacaatttgaaaagtcactctttgaaaaaataaataaggcCCATCAAGATATCATATTGTATGACAACCATTTAATTACTTATAAACAAACcaatgatataattttggttttggtgGGTACGTTATCTGAAAATGAATCTTTActttattcattaaacaCCAATTTAAACGAGGCCCTTAACATTTTGTTGGACAATACGTTAGACAAATCAACTATCTTAGAACATTACGATTTGGTCAGTTTATGTATTGATGAAGCGATTGATGACGGAATCATTTTAGAAATCGATCCAGCTATTATTGTGAGTAGAGTAACCAACGCACCATCTTcatccaatttttcaaacgACTTGCCTAATAAGATCGATTTATCCGAAAAAGGTTTATTCAATGCTCTTTCTTTTGCTTCAAAGAAACTTGGTGAAAGGTTACAACAAGGTTTGTAAAAGTCGTATCTAAAACCgattaatttaattgtCAAAATGTTGTTTAGTAGTAATGTTCAATTATAGAACGAACTAGTCTTAGTTTGACCTGGATTGTCTTGTAATACACGTTCCGTTTATACTTAGATTTTTGCCTGATcagaatatatatacagCGTTCATAGACTCTTGAACATTGTAATTTAATTGGTACATTAAGCTACTTCCTTATGAAAATTCTACAAAGCAAACAGCATGTCTAACAGCATGTCCAAGAACCTTTAGAGCATAAGGTACCTGTTTTGTCCGACCAAGTTGTACTTACTATTCATTCTTCCTTACTTTATGTAGTATCTGTAAAATGTCGGTTTGAATGTCGCGATATATttagatgatgaaaaagcATATCAACTAACAAGCAATATATCGTTCCTTTAGGGTTAATAATGGATGAATCGTTTCACTTTGCATTGCTAAGGATATCTATAGCTcagatattgaaagcatCGGGATTTGATAAATGCAGACCgtcaattttgaatattttgacaGATATATACATACagtatttcaaattattactATCGAGgacattgaaattttccaatCAAAGAGTTAATTGCAATGATATTGGAGTCCAAGATATAACACAAGCAATGCTAGACATTGGGTTTATAAAACCATCGAGTTTTGAAAACTACCTAGATGCATATGATATACTGAAGCATCATAACCATAGGGACAAAGATTCGAATGTACATAAAGAATACAACACCAAGTCGATGGattcatttattgattGGTTAAAATACAGTGATTCGTTTGTCACGAGCCAAAAGCTATCAGAAGTCCCTCGAGAGTATATTAAAAACTTAATTGACAAGCGGAAGCTTGATGATTCTGCAGAGACTGATCAggataagaagaagaggaaattACGTGAAAAGCAAGAGTTTTACAATCACTTCAAATCCACGTTATCAAACGACCTAccacaagaagaaaacgaagaaGAGATTTCGAAGCAAGACCAATTATCGTGGTTAGACTATCTAGCAGAGAAGGACCTAAAGCTTGGGCATGACTTGAAGTATTTAAACACAAGCTTGGAGCCACAGCTAATTTCATTACAGAATAACGAGCGGTTGCATCCAATACCGAAGTCGAAAAGGCAGcagatttttcaacataTTAACAACGTCAACAAGCACGACCATTTACTCATTAATCTCGAACAGGGCGAGGAAAATGCCATCACACCCCCTAATGATTTGTTGAAAGTGTTACCATATAATCTCAAGTACGACAAAAACTTGCTTGACGACGATTTAGACCTGTACTTCGATTACTTCCAAAAACATAGCCAGCAGGACGAAGACCGCAATAATCACGAGCAAGACCAGCAAGACCATGATCAAGATCACGATCACCAACAAGACCACGATATCGATCACAACGGCCTTCTCGTTAATGATGACGGAATCGGAGGTGATAATAAGTTGATGCTTTAATTGCAACCATTCAATTTGCTCGAGTCATCTCCATCTCTCGCATATTGCTATCTTCTTCCATACGGACTTCAACCAGTAGAGTGTGCAACAATATGCACAAATTGTTCTCCAAATAGGGTATCCATTGAGTGCGCATACATCAAACTGCTTCTTGCGATTATTGCCAGAGAGATCATGCCTACATAAAATCTACATAGTGTATAAAAAACTTATATTTTTGTGCCATAATGCACATTTATAGCAACTAATGCAACTCCGATTCAGGAACTATTATTCTCAAGATCCATTCTTTCCGGCTGCAATAGTGCTCTATTGGAACCTGAAAACGCTACAATAATCAGGTATTTTGCATTTATCACTCACACTATATTGGGTTCCACTCTAACCCCATATAGTTACCCAACATTACCCCTGCCCTGCTCAAGTCGCTTAACTGTAATACAATAGAGCTAGTACTAGATCATATGTTGCTTTTGGAAAATTGTagtgaaaaaaatttaactCAATCGGGAATTATCAGAAGCGCGTTTTTTGCAGAATAAGGATTCCCTAATAAAAGCTTAAATAAAGTCGAGATATCAAGATATAGTTTCTTATTGCACTTTTCCCATTTGTTCAGACGAAATAAAAGACTTCACAGCTATTACTTCGAAGAAAATTAACTAATAACCCTCTAGAAAGGACATTTGAAACGAGAATCCAAGTTTCTTACATACCGTGCCTTAAATCCCCGAAAAATCATTAGTACTCCATAATTAGTACCCATTAACCGAAATCTCATATAGTTGGTAAATTAATAACGAAAGAACACCAAAAATGATCAACAAGAAGCATAACCTCTCGTTGAAGTTAAACAAGTCGTTGGGCAATATTATTCCAGATGGACCGTTCACGCCGTTGGATCAAACGTTGAAAACACCAATCGATTGCAATCAGCAGGCAAATTATTTCCAGGCACAGCCAAAACAAGATAGTATTTATAGCCATCCACATTACAACGAATCGGATGATGTGTTGACCGATATTGATGAGCCGTCATTGGGGAGTTCTAAGACAACACAACACTACACGTTAACcttcaacaacaatttCGACCAGTTGGTGATGTCGGTGTATTCTCATATCTTGTCGTTACCTACGACAACGCCATTCCTGGGTACAATACCTCCTAGTGGATTAGTGAGCAAAGTAGCCAACGAAGTCATGAACAACTTGATAACGCACACCGCGTCGAATAATCCCCCGGCGTTCGATCAGCAATCGATCATTACGAATGattacttgaaaaattatgcATACCAGCCCATTTTCTTGCAGTTGATACGGAAGAGATTACTAGAATTATGCACATTCCAAAACTCGAGggataataatgttaatAAGTTGCCAACATCGACGACAGTATCGATTACTGTCAACGGTAGCGGTAATGGTGCACCatacaacaacaatattaGACAGACAtctatttcaaatttgtcGTTAACAGATTTGAACATTTCGAACTACAATGGAAACGGCTCGAGCAACAATAACTCGTTAAGATCGAGATCATCTTCGTTAAACTTAAGAAAGCAATCGTTGACGAGAAATAACTCCTGTAACGGAGGTAGTTGGTTACATGTGGGTAACATCAACAATATAAGACAGCAGAATGGCTATAATGCACCTATGCAAAACGACTCGATGAATGTGAGTACTGATTCCTTACAATCTATGCAAGACTATGTACCACAATCATTTATCACCAGGTCTGCTGGTAATACACCAACctcatcaaataataccaCGACGCCAAATAATGGGTTCAATTCCATGATGATGGGCTATCAAACCCCTCCAAATTCTAACAAGAGTTCTGTTTCCAGTGGCTCGACCATATCTAGTGGCTCGACCTCCAttccaaatcaaaatattcagaTTGTCCACAACAACAATGGAGGCAATTCAAACGAACTAGACTACTTCAACTTTTCTGATTCTAGGTCAAGATCCTCGTCCCGTAGTGGTAATTCGTTCTCAGTACCCTTGACTATAAATACTGACAATGCTAATTTCCAAGctttaaattctttaaatggTTGTGATGGAGATACCTTAGACTCGCCATTTATGTCAGCTACAACACCATCAGAGgaatttggatattttaGTCAAGGAAACGGCTTCCCAAATACACCTGTAGATTTAAATAAAGACAGTGATACTTCTTCAAACTCgtcaaattcttctaataCGAAGAAAGATTCGATTAATTTACCAAGTCAATTTGGATTGAGTGAAAAGAAACGAGATTCGCTTAAGTTAAAGAGAGGTATACATTAGATAGTTAATACAGAACATTTATTCTATTAATCGTAAACATTTTCTATTCTATCTAGAATTTCGCACGCGGAAGATTATATGTAATAAGTAAGACATCATGAACCTGATTTGTTTGTTTAATTAATCATGATATAATGATAAGACCAGGTAAAGTTCTTGTATTGAACTTCCTTAAAAGATCGCTTTCCAATTTGGCAACATTCAAAGGGTCAGAAATcaatacaaaaaaatatgatttGAAACTACCTAATAATAGTGATTCCAATAAGCAATATTTCACCTTAGATGAGAAACTAAAAGTTATACAATATACTGATGCAAATGAAGAATCTATTATAGatgaatttatattacCATTAAGCTCAGGTGCTAAGGCTTCCGATACATATCAAAAAACTAATTTGTCAAAGATGAGAAATCTATTAACCACCTTTCATATTGACGAGGGAGAATCTTTACCATTATCAAAGCCAGGATATATAAAAGAAACGCCATTTGAATATCACTCAAAGTATAACAGTGATACCTCTTATGTGAGTATACCAAGATTATCAGTTACCAAGCTACTCACATTTCAATGGTGTGAATTAAGAGAATTTTATACAATATTTTCAGGGTCCCCTGTGAAGAAAGAAACTAAAGAAATGAAACTAGGAACTGAAGCACATCTCAAGCTCGAATTGGAAACACACAACTTGATAGATGtggaagatattgaaaggATAACCGATGAATTTGtggaaaagaaaattgatagCTCCAAAAGACATATAAATACGCTAGCAGATCCTGATGATATATTGCTAGCTAAGgatgatttatcaaagcTTACCGAACTATTGCATGGAGCTATTCCTGAATCATCAATGGCTAACGAATGGATGAGTAAGATAATTAGTCGATTATTCACACTTATCAACACTTCAGAAGCGAGAGAAGTCTTGGTGCATGGTTACTTAGATTTTCAAACCTCACATTTCACATCTAATCTACACGATTTCCAATTGAATCAACTGAATCTTGTTTTAGTAAGCGGTGTTGTGGACTACTTAAAATTGTTCAACCCGCATGATAAAACTGATTATTCTATGTTCGAGGATATACAAGATCACGTCGAATTCACATATCTGTCTCAGAGAAAACACCAATGGATTGATTTATCTCAGTTCCTTAAAGATATAGAtccaattattaaagaatacTCTGATACTTACAAGATAGCTATAACTGACGTGAAAACAAGATCTTGGAACAAGCTCCCACAACAAGAATCTGTCCTCCAAGCAGCAAAGTTACAAGTCGAATATTATAGAAATATGTTTGGGATATTGGCAGGAGAATTTGATGACATAGAAATTGGTTATGAAATGCTACTTGAGAACGCTAAGAGGAGAAATTTGGACGTTGATAAACCAATTTCCATAAAATCTGCCCTAGCACTATTGAAAGCAAACCATACTATTATACTTAAAGATTATGTTAAATTAGCTAACGGAGAAGCTATTGGTTTTGAGTCTTTCGATAGATTCTCTCAAGAGAGATATTTAAATCAAGGGTCTGAGTATGACTTCACTAAGGTTCTCGAGGGGACAAATAGGGAAGACTATATATCACAAATAAAAGCATCGGACAAAGATGGCTTcgattttgatgaaatcttAACTTCTGACATATTGAAAGCTTGGAAAATACCTTTGACTTTAAGATACTTTGCTGCAAGATCTTCCCAATTGTTTCATTTGTGTAAACCTTTTTTGAGTGATTCATTGTCTATCGAATATCATAATGTTAAGAAGAATGATCAATGTTTTCATACTAACTACTACAATTACAATGCAAATGAGATAGATGAAGTTACTGCTAAAGCATCTGCATTCTGGAATGGTACCAGGCCTCCTATTCCTGTTCAAGACCTATCAAAATGTAATTATTGTGACTTTTCATCAAGATGCGTAATTCCAAACCCACATAAGAATGTCCCTGGAAGTTACGGATCTGTTGGATCAAAGATGAAACATTTCATTTAGTAACTCTACATTACCATTTAACactaaatttaataaacaTCAAAAACATTCGttaaaaaaatatgtaaaatatcatcaaaagaTAATCATCACGTAGAAAATTGTAATGATTCTTCTGCAGATActtcaattcaagaaaaactttcaattaagaaaaattcatctCGAATTTCCTTGTTCGGGATTCGTTTACCACATATATCTATTCATGTCATATATATGGAGATAAAGTCCCAGGCGATTATTCGCAAATCTACAAAGCTAAGACAAATATATGTAATATTGTTTATTATGGTGTATATGTTTAGATCTATAGTCGAAAGAacagaatttattatttgttaaCAAGTTTTTTCTACTAGCTTTTTAAGGAAGCTAAAAAAACATGCTAATTACCCGGATTCTGTATATTCATAGGGTTATAACATAAGCAGTATGCTCGTAGATCTATCGGACTTACGCTACTCTACgaataaatattaaaaataaattttttatgcAATTATAATACTTAGATACAGTGTAAACATCTAGCTTATACCCCAGAATTTCTTCATGCCCACAACGTTTTCTCTTACTATAACTCTGGTAGGCtttgaaaaaatatcatcaatttcttctaatgTCTTGTCTTTCGTTTCTGGCATGAAAAAGATTTGGTAGAAAAACCCAACGAATGCGATCCCACCATAGAACCCTAAGGTTAAACCGGGATAAGTCATTGCATTCTGCATTCCATCGAAATTATATGTCACAATGAAAGaccataaatataaaaaggTTGAACATATAGTCATACCAAGGGATCTG encodes:
- a CDS encoding DEHA2F20174p (similar to uniprot|P53600 Saccharomyces cerevisiae YPL010W RET3 Zeta subunit of the coatomer complex (COPI) which coats Golgi-derived transport vesicles), with the protein product MSLNISLYTISACLILDNEGSRLYAKYYNANEANQYQTQAQQLQFEKSLFEKINKAHQDIILYDNHLITYKQTNDIILVLVGTLSENESLLYSLNTNLNEALNILLDNTLDKSTILEHYDLVSLCIDEAIDDGIILEIDPAIIVSRVTNAPSSSNFSNDLPNKIDLSEKGLFNALSFASKKLGERLQQGL
- a CDS encoding DEHA2F20240p (weakly similar to uniprot|P38289 Saccharomyces cerevisiae YBR163W DEM1), with protein sequence MIRPGKVLVLNFLKRSLSNLATFKGSEINTKKYDLKLPNNSDSNKQYFTLDEKLKVIQYTDANEESIIDEFILPLSSGAKASDTYQKTNLSKMRNLLTTFHIDEGESLPLSKPGYIKETPFEYHSKYNSDTSYVSIPRLSVTKLLTFQWCELREFYTIFSGSPVKKETKEMKLGTEAHLKLELETHNLIDVEDIERITDEFVEKKIDSSKRHINTLADPDDILLAKDDLSKLTELLHGAIPESSMANEWMSKIISRLFTLINTSEAREVLVHGYLDFQTSHFTSNLHDFQLNQSNLVLVSGVVDYLKLFNPHDKTDYSMFEDIQDHVEFTYSSQRKHQWIDLSQFLKDIDPIIKEYSDTYKIAITDVKTRSWNKLPQQESVLQAAKLQVEYYRNMFGILAGEFDDIEIGYEMLLENAKRRNLDVDKPISIKSALALLKANHTIILKDYVKLANGEAIGFESFDRFSQERYLNQGSEYDFTKVLEGTNREDYISQIKASDKDGFDFDEILTSDILKAWKIPLTLRYFAARSSQLFHLCKPFLSDSLSIEYHNVKKNDQCFHTNYYNYNANEIDEVTAKASAFWNGTRPPIPVQDLSKCNYCDFSSRCVIPNPHKNVPGSYGSVGSKMKHFI
- a CDS encoding DEHA2F20218p (some similarities with uniprot|P18899 Saccharomyces cerevisiae YMR173W DDR48 DNA damage-responsive protein), whose product is MINKKHNLSLKLNKSLGNIIPDGPFTPLDQTLKTPIDCNQQANYFQAQPKQDSIYSHPHYNESDDVLTDIDEPSLGSSKTTQHYTLTFNNNFDQLVMSVYSHILSLPTTTPFSGTIPPSGLVSKVANEVMNNLITHTASNNPPAFDQQSIITNDYLKNYAYQPIFLQLIRKRLLELCTFQNSRDNNVNKLPTSTTVSITVNGSGNGAPYNNNIRQTSISNLSLTDLNISNYNGNGSSNNNSLRSRSSSLNLRKQSLTRNNSCNGGSWLHVGNINNIRQQNGYNAPMQNDSMNVSTDSLQSMQDYVPQSFITRSAGNTPTSSNNTTTPNNGFNSMMMGYQTPPNSNKSSVSSGSTISSGSTSIPNQNIQIVHNNNGGNSNELDYFNFSDSRSRSSSRSGNSFSVPLTINTDNANFQALNSLNGCDGDTLDSPFMSATTPSEEFGYFSQGNGFPNTPVDLNKDSDTSSNSSNSSNTKKDSINLPSQFGLSEKKRDSLKLKRGIH
- a CDS encoding DEHA2F20196p (weakly similar to uniprot|Q12297 Saccharomyces cerevisiae YPL011C TAF3 TFIID subunit (47 kDa) involved in promoter binding and RNA polymerase II transcription initiation); translated protein: MDESFHFALLRISIAQILKASGFDKCRPSILNILTDIYIQYFKLLLSRTLKFSNQRVNCNDIGVQDITQAMLDIGFIKPSSFENYLDAYDISKHHNHRDKDSNVHKEYNTKSMDSFIDWLKYSDSFVTSQKLSEVPREYIKNLIDKRKLDDSAETDQDKKKRKLREKQEFYNHFKSTLSNDLPQEENEEEISKQDQLSWLDYLAEKDLKLGHDLKYLNTSLEPQLISLQNNERLHPIPKSKRQQIFQHINNVNKHDHLLINLEQGEENAITPPNDLLKVLPYNLKYDKNLLDDDLDSYFDYFQKHSQQDEDRNNHEQDQQDHDQDHDHQQDHDIDHNGLLVNDDGIGGDNKLML